The following are from one region of the Brienomyrus brachyistius isolate T26 chromosome 4, BBRACH_0.4, whole genome shotgun sequence genome:
- the LOC125740407 gene encoding ethanolaminephosphotransferase 1-like — MFHYHYVTQQQLAGFDNYKYSAVDTNPLSVYVMQHLWNKLVKVVPLWVAPNLLTFTGFLLILMNYLLLSFYDWDYTASGPGSQHVPNWVWTVSGLATFSAYALDSIDGKHARRTQSSSPLGELFDHGLDSWATSIFSLSFFSVFGMCKARAVSAYTLYCILCIVLVTFVLSHWEKYNTGVLFLPWGYDFSQVTMTAVYLLTAVLGVEVWYQPVAFGYFFTDILIAVAIGCIAFLSLPQTLYNIYKGHRDGTLQRSSLYEGILPLLSPCLLFALLTTWALASPSNVLAQHPRTFLWMTGVAFSNVSCRLIICQMTNTRSEALHWLLLPLAVMVGAILSGLLTHHEFLGLLAFCALVTLAHLHYGVCVGKQLSEHLNIYIFSLDKKHQH, encoded by the exons ATGTTTCACTACCATTATGTTACGCAGCAGCAGCTTGCGGGCTTCGACAATTACAAG TACAGTGCAGTGGACACCAACCCGCTTTCAGTGTATGTCATGCAGCATCTGTGGAACAAGCTGGTCAAG GTAGTGCCTCTGTGGGTTGCTCCCAACCTATTGACATTCACCGGCTTCCTGCTCATTTTAATGAACTACCTCCTGTTGTCGTTCTATGACTGGGATTACACGGCCTCAG GTCCCGGCTCTCAGCATGTCCCAAACTGGGTTTGGACTGTGTCCGGCCTGGCCACATTCTCGGCATATGCTCTGG ACTCCATTGATGGGAAGCACGCTCGCCGCACGCAGTCCTCCAGCCCTCTAGGGGAGCTCTTTGACCATGGCCTGGACAGCTGGGCCACCTCCATTTTCAGCTTGTCATTCTTCTCAGTGTTCGGCATGTGCAAGGCCAGGGCTGTTTCAGCCTACACCCTCTACTGCATCCTGTGCATCGTCCTGGTCACGTTTGTGCTCTCTCACTGGGAGAAGTACAACACTGGAGTCCTGTTTCTGCCCTGGGGATATGACTTCAGTCAAGTG ACAATGACAGCGGTGTATCTGCTGACAGCTGTATTGGGAGTCGAAGTTTGGTATCAGCCTGTGGCCTTCGGTTATTTCTTTACGGATATTCTAATAGCCGTGGCGATCG GGTGCATTGCCTTTCTGTCCCTGCCGCAGACTCTCTACAACATCTACAA ggggcaccgCGATGGCACCCTGCAGAGGAGCTCCCTGTACGAGGGCATCCTCCCGCTTCTCTCCCCCTGCCTCCTGTTCGCCTTGCTCACCACCTGGGCCCTCGCCTCGCCCAGCAACGTGCTGGCGCAGCACCCCCGCACCTTCCTGTGGATGACGGGCGTGGCCTTTTCCAACGTGTCT TGCAGGCTGATCATCTGCCAGATGACTAACACCCGGTCTGAAGCTCTGCACTGGCTGCTGCTGCCTCTGGCTGTCATGGTGGGGGCCATCCTCTCTGGGCTTCTGACCCACCACGAGTTCCTGGGGCTCCTGGCCTTTTGCGCCCTGGTGACGCTGGCCCACCTGCACTACGGGGtctgtgtg GGAAAACAGCTGAGTGAACATCTGAATATTTACATATTCTCCCTGGACAAGAAGCACCAGCACTAA